In Methanofervidicoccus abyssi, the following proteins share a genomic window:
- the pfkC gene encoding ADP-specific phosphofructokinase gives MKDREIPYIKILQLIKNFFNISIFLAYNANVDAIKIFKDGKEVEELINQFSVEEILKSIERYPRKIKSPLDFMGRLIHSMKYGKPAEVPMVEDNSLNRWFDSMKYDEERIGGQVGIISNLLSILNLKRIIAYTPLLSKKQAEMFNNNDNLLYPTVLNGKLILRKPIEVYREEDPIKINRIFEYRKGIEFSLGEERIKTPYASRFIVASRPDSFRIEIREDLRDKLPEIGEMVDCAILSGYQGIKEKYSDGKDDLYYIERAQEDIDLLRRNKNIKIHLEFASIQSKRLRKMIVDKIVSKVDSLGMDETEIANVIHVMGYENLSNNIIKNSSLEDILYASKILLESYSNLEVVQVHTLYYILYLCKGNVPLEESELEETLELATVLASTKAKLGKISSLEDLKEGIKIPYNRYWRLFRKIVEDLRASPEYRDYKIALVPTRLVENPKSTVGLGDTISSGAFVGYISLLKNKGYLN, from the coding sequence ATGAAGGACAGAGAAATCCCATACATTAAAATTCTACAACTTATAAAGAATTTTTTTAACATCAGTATATTCTTAGCTTACAATGCCAATGTAGATGCTATAAAGATCTTTAAAGATGGAAAAGAGGTGGAAGAATTAATAAATCAGTTCTCAGTGGAGGAGATACTGAAAAGTATAGAAAGGTATCCTAGAAAGATAAAAAGCCCCTTAGATTTCATGGGAAGGTTAATACACAGTATGAAGTATGGAAAACCTGCTGAGGTACCTATGGTAGAGGATAACTCCCTAAATAGATGGTTCGATAGTATGAAGTACGATGAAGAGAGGATAGGGGGGCAGGTTGGAATAATCTCTAACCTACTATCTATCTTAAACCTGAAGAGAATTATAGCCTACACACCTCTCCTATCAAAAAAGCAGGCTGAGATGTTTAATAACAATGATAATCTACTATACCCAACAGTTCTCAATGGAAAACTCATCCTAAGAAAACCTATAGAAGTATACAGAGAAGAAGATCCTATTAAGATAAACCGTATCTTTGAATATAGAAAAGGTATAGAATTTTCTCTTGGGGAGGAAAGGATAAAAACGCCCTATGCAAGTAGGTTCATTGTCGCATCAAGGCCTGACAGTTTTAGGATAGAAATTAGAGAAGATCTAAGAGACAAGTTACCGGAAATTGGAGAAATGGTAGATTGTGCTATTCTTTCGGGATATCAGGGGATAAAGGAGAAATATTCGGATGGAAAAGATGATCTTTACTACATTGAGAGAGCCCAGGAGGATATAGACTTACTGAGAAGGAATAAAAATATAAAGATACACTTAGAGTTTGCCTCTATCCAGAGTAAGAGACTTAGAAAGATGATTGTGGATAAAATAGTCTCTAAGGTAGATTCTTTAGGAATGGATGAGACTGAAATAGCCAACGTTATCCACGTTATGGGCTACGAAAATCTAAGTAACAACATAATAAAAAACAGTTCGTTGGAGGATATCCTTTATGCCTCAAAAATACTCCTTGAGAGTTACAGTAACTTAGAAGTTGTACAGGTTCATACACTCTACTACATACTTTACCTCTGTAAAGGAAATGTTCCTTTGGAAGAGAGTGAACTTGAAGAAACTTTGGAGTTGGCCACAGTTTTAGCAAGTACAAAGGCTAAATTAGGTAAAATATCCTCACTTGAAGATCTGAAGGAAGGTATAAAGATACCTTACAATAGATACTGGAGGTTGTTTAGGAAGATTGTAGAAGATCTAAGAGCGAGTCCAGAATACAGAGATTACAAGATTGCACTGGTACCTACAAGATTAGTAGAGAATCCTAAATCCACAGTGGGACTAGGGGATACTATCTCTTCTGGAGCCTTTGTTGGATACATCTCTCTTTTAAAAAACAAAGGATATCTAAATTAA
- a CDS encoding NADH-quinone oxidoreductase subunit B family protein: MIKEFFRKRSIHVCVVNTGGCNGCDIELVSLLSSRYDIEQYGIYIHNNPREADVLIVTGPVTLPWKNRLKELYEKTPEPKIVIAVGACALSCGIFKEGHVCGPVSKIIPVDGVIPGCPPRPSQIIETILKVVPISVAERERVIKEVDTSQQS, translated from the coding sequence ATGATTAAAGAGTTTTTCAGAAAGAGATCTATACATGTATGTGTGGTGAATACGGGGGGATGTAACGGATGTGATATAGAGTTAGTGTCTTTATTATCTTCAAGGTACGATATTGAACAGTATGGTATATACATCCACAATAACCCAAGAGAGGCGGATGTATTAATAGTAACTGGACCTGTTACTCTCCCCTGGAAGAATAGATTAAAAGAGCTGTACGAAAAAACTCCAGAGCCTAAGATAGTTATAGCTGTCGGAGCCTGTGCTCTAAGTTGTGGTATATTCAAAGAGGGACATGTATGTGGCCCAGTGAGTAAAATCATTCCAGTTGATGGAGTAATACCAGGATGCCCCCCAAGACCTTCCCAGATAATAGAAACTATATTGAAGGTAGTTCCAATTTCTGTAGCGGAGAGGGAAAGGGTAATTAAAGAAGTAGATACTTCTCAGCAATCTTAG
- a CDS encoding DUF2104 domain-containing protein: MEEVPYNLLWCVLSLTFGGFIGLSYSYNQYVKPYVEKSIDKLALVCAVLGGILFSTPLPYSANYPISSFLLGIPFGMRPGYGRVELIIGVSIAVLGYLIRGSIG, encoded by the coding sequence ATGGAGGAAGTACCATATAACCTACTCTGGTGTGTACTTTCCTTAACTTTCGGGGGGTTTATAGGGTTATCTTACAGTTATAATCAGTATGTAAAACCCTACGTAGAGAAGAGTATAGATAAGCTAGCATTAGTTTGTGCTGTACTTGGAGGTATACTGTTCTCAACACCTCTACCTTACAGTGCAAACTATCCCATTTCTTCATTCCTTCTAGGTATTCCCTTTGGTATGAGGCCAGGTTATGGTAGAGTTGAGTTAATTATTGGCGTATCTATTGCAGTCTTAGGTTATCTAATTAGAGGTTCAATAGGTTAG
- a CDS encoding 4Fe-4S binding protein: MLLEMIPVKDIIRKYFEEDSVEISLENKVMRKSIVIDPKKCISCGICVEVCPLKVIRPKTPHPKIDVKRCVFCDHCVEACPVGAVEIIYLVGKVINNYLLIYRVSRNKKLVYNPKRCIMCLVCKKNCPFGVIDVGDGEIKFDMNKCTLCGHCGYLCPCDAIGFEGE; the protein is encoded by the coding sequence ATGCTACTAGAGATGATACCTGTTAAAGATATTATCCGTAAGTATTTTGAGGAGGACTCTGTAGAGATAAGTTTAGAGAATAAGGTGATGAGAAAGAGTATAGTAATAGATCCCAAGAAATGTATATCTTGTGGTATCTGTGTAGAAGTCTGTCCCTTAAAGGTTATCAGGCCCAAAACTCCACATCCAAAAATAGATGTTAAGAGGTGTGTCTTCTGTGACCACTGTGTGGAAGCCTGTCCAGTCGGTGCTGTAGAGATAATATACCTTGTTGGAAAGGTTATAAATAACTATCTTCTGATATACAGAGTAAGTAGGAATAAAAAACTTGTGTATAATCCCAAGAGATGTATAATGTGTCTAGTGTGTAAGAAAAACTGCCCCTTTGGAGTTATTGATGTAGGGGATGGGGAGATTAAGTTCGATATGAATAAGTGCACACTCTGTGGCCACTGTGGGTATCTATGCCCCTGTGACGCTATAGGGTTTGAAGGGGAGTAG
- a CDS encoding DUF123 domain-containing protein has product MNTKENIEERFHTFLDILSKNLKDIPAVERISMENEDIEEKAFKVLLSTILSARTKDEITLEVSKRLFKRVKTLQDLVDIEEEELEKLIYPVGFYRTKARYLKKLGKILIEEFQGKVPSRLEDLIKLPGVGRKTGNLVITLAYNDYGICVDTHVHRICNRWEYIDTETPEDSEMELRKKLPKKYWKIINMLLVNYGKKVCSPIPKCHLCIEEIKELCPYYHKIQRIEKVLKKYKFRRVSKNNIPDKKGTYILKIMLKESRNIKYGKNTKKFKKGYYFYVGSAMGEKNNLRRRIERHLREDKKLHWHIDYLLQYGTIKEVYISEEGIECEVSKELSFLESVEGFGSSDCGCRSHLFYLKI; this is encoded by the coding sequence ATGAATACTAAAGAAAATATCGAAGAAAGATTCCATACTTTTTTAGATATACTTAGTAAAAATTTAAAGGATATTCCTGCAGTTGAAAGAATATCTATGGAGAATGAAGATATAGAAGAAAAGGCCTTTAAGGTGCTTCTCTCCACTATACTTAGTGCTAGGACAAAGGATGAGATCACATTGGAAGTCTCGAAAAGATTGTTCAAAAGGGTAAAAACCCTTCAGGATCTAGTAGATATAGAGGAAGAAGAGTTAGAGAAACTTATATATCCAGTAGGCTTCTACAGGACTAAGGCAAGATATCTAAAGAAATTAGGGAAGATATTAATAGAAGAATTTCAAGGTAAAGTTCCAAGTAGGTTGGAGGATCTTATAAAACTACCTGGTGTTGGGAGAAAGACTGGAAACTTAGTAATCACCTTGGCATACAACGATTATGGTATATGTGTAGACACCCATGTCCATAGGATATGCAACAGATGGGAGTATATAGATACTGAGACACCTGAAGATAGTGAGATGGAGTTGAGGAAGAAACTTCCAAAGAAATACTGGAAGATCATAAACATGCTACTTGTAAACTATGGCAAAAAGGTATGCTCTCCAATTCCAAAGTGTCATCTATGTATCGAAGAGATAAAGGAATTATGTCCCTACTACCATAAGATACAACGTATAGAGAAGGTACTAAAAAAATACAAGTTTAGAAGAGTTTCAAAAAACAACATCCCGGACAAAAAGGGTACTTACATCTTAAAGATAATGTTAAAGGAGTCTAGGAATATTAAATATGGAAAAAATACAAAAAAGTTTAAAAAGGGTTATTATTTCTACGTGGGATCTGCTATGGGGGAGAAGAATAACCTGCGGAGAAGGATAGAAAGACATCTAAGAGAAGATAAGAAACTCCACTGGCATATAGATTATCTACTACAGTACGGCACGATAAAGGAAGTATATATCTCAGAGGAAGGTATAGAGTGTGAAGTGTCTAAGGAGTTAAGTTTCCTTGAGAGTGTGGAAGGCTTTGGATCTTCAGATTGTGGTTGCAGAAGTCATCTTTTCTATCTGAAGATTTAA
- a CDS encoding CBS domain-containing protein — MEFDISVSEVMSTPVETVKLSTTAYDAANILKNKKIGCLVVVNDSMEPIGLITEKDLVHKVVARNLRSKEILIKDIVSPKLISISPKASVIDAAKLMAKKNIKRLPVIENGKLLGIITVSDITSVSPKIFEIMIEVSKIKNEEDYPREYEYLYGVCEVCGNQGRLRYVNGKYVCENCIDSDSI, encoded by the coding sequence ATGGAATTTGACATAAGTGTAAGTGAAGTTATGAGTACTCCCGTGGAGACTGTAAAGTTGAGTACTACTGCCTACGACGCTGCCAATATACTCAAGAATAAAAAGATAGGATGTTTAGTAGTGGTAAATGATTCAATGGAGCCTATAGGGTTAATCACAGAGAAAGACTTAGTTCACAAAGTTGTTGCAAGAAATCTGAGATCAAAAGAAATTTTAATTAAGGATATTGTGTCTCCAAAACTTATATCCATATCTCCAAAGGCTTCAGTGATAGATGCTGCGAAGTTGATGGCTAAAAAGAATATCAAAAGACTTCCGGTAATTGAGAATGGAAAACTCTTAGGTATAATCACCGTTAGCGATATTACATCTGTCTCACCAAAAATCTTTGAAATAATGATAGAAGTATCTAAGATAAAAAATGAAGAGGATTATCCTAGGGAGTACGAATATTTATACGGGGTATGTGAGGTGTGTGGTAACCAGGGGCGTCTGAGATACGTAAATGGAAAGTACGTTTGTGAAAATTGCATAGATAGTGACAGTATTTAA
- a CDS encoding CBS domain-containing protein, producing MKVGSVIKDKKDIVKVYLSTTIKEAVSKMNNSGTRRVPVVDAGTDRIVGIVTSMDILDFMGGGSKYNLVKFKHRHNLLSAINEPVKKIMTNDPICVRESTPLEEVIEIFIEKNVGGIPVVDKEDILISLITERDIIRYLMDRIEEKTVQDYMTEDPIVATPGMRLKDVARVMLRNGFRRLPVVSEDRLVGMVTSTDFIRLLGSDWAFNHMITGNVKEITNVRVEEVMTKDPLRVCKDDSLKSTAEIMIKGSIGALPVVEDRDNLVGIITEKDIIAFLRDLY from the coding sequence TTGAAGGTAGGGAGCGTAATAAAGGACAAAAAGGATATTGTAAAAGTATATCTTTCTACCACCATAAAAGAGGCTGTGTCGAAGATGAACAACAGTGGTACTAGGAGAGTACCTGTGGTGGATGCGGGTACAGATAGAATTGTAGGCATCGTAACTTCTATGGATATACTGGATTTTATGGGAGGAGGATCCAAGTACAACCTTGTAAAGTTTAAACATCGTCATAATCTCCTATCTGCAATAAATGAACCTGTAAAGAAGATAATGACTAATGACCCTATATGTGTTAGGGAATCTACACCTTTGGAGGAGGTAATAGAGATATTTATTGAAAAGAACGTAGGGGGAATTCCTGTTGTTGATAAGGAGGATATACTTATATCTCTTATAACCGAGAGAGATATTATTCGCTATCTTATGGATAGAATAGAAGAAAAAACTGTCCAGGATTATATGACAGAGGATCCAATAGTGGCTACTCCAGGAATGAGGTTGAAAGATGTAGCAAGGGTTATGTTGAGAAATGGGTTTAGAAGACTTCCGGTGGTATCCGAGGATAGACTCGTTGGTATGGTAACATCTACAGATTTTATAAGACTGTTAGGTAGCGACTGGGCTTTCAACCATATGATTACAGGAAATGTTAAAGAGATAACAAATGTGAGAGTGGAGGAAGTAATGACCAAAGACCCATTGAGAGTGTGTAAGGACGACTCTCTTAAGAGTACTGCAGAGATTATGATCAAAGGTAGTATAGGGGCTCTTCCAGTTGTGGAGGACAGGGATAACTTAGTAGGTATAATAACAGAGAAGGATATTATAGCATTCCTCAGAGATCTCTATTGA
- a CDS encoding hydrogenase large subunit, which yields MNVIPVGPINPIFKEPIRIKLIVEGEIVIGAEIEMGYVHRGIERIMEGKHYLKGIHLAERVCGICSYIHTQTFVECIEKVSNIEVPDKAKYLRIIATELERIHSHLIAVAVYGMAIEHETFGIWCLNIREKVMDLLETIAGNRINMGFNVVGGVRQDITREILESIYNTLDTLEEDVEDILEIFRKGPLISLRSKGIGVIGYKEVMKTRAVGPVARASALPESDWRLRHPTYKELGFKPVWAEEGDNYARTLVRLKEILTSIELLRRALEFYEESTGMVRKKVDIKGGSGEWRNEAHRGEVTYKISITDGGIIKRILIRTPTVMNLSAYKYMLKTCPTVSDAVATYISIDPCISCTERSIYLVDRRTGDVKPYSK from the coding sequence ATGAATGTAATACCTGTAGGACCTATAAATCCTATTTTCAAAGAACCTATACGTATAAAACTCATCGTAGAGGGGGAAATAGTAATTGGAGCTGAAATTGAAATGGGTTATGTGCATCGAGGGATTGAGAGGATAATGGAGGGGAAACACTATCTAAAGGGAATTCATCTCGCTGAGAGAGTATGTGGTATATGTTCGTATATCCATACCCAGACATTTGTGGAATGTATAGAGAAAGTGTCCAATATAGAGGTACCAGATAAGGCTAAATATCTCAGGATTATCGCTACAGAACTTGAGAGGATTCACAGCCACCTCATTGCTGTTGCAGTTTATGGGATGGCTATTGAGCATGAGACTTTCGGTATCTGGTGTTTGAATATAAGGGAGAAGGTGATGGATCTACTGGAGACTATCGCTGGAAATAGGATAAATATGGGTTTTAACGTCGTTGGTGGGGTTAGACAGGACATAACCAGGGAGATATTGGAGAGTATCTACAACACATTAGATACCTTGGAAGAAGATGTGGAAGATATATTGGAGATCTTCAGGAAGGGGCCCTTAATAAGTTTAAGAAGTAAAGGGATAGGAGTCATCGGTTATAAGGAAGTAATGAAAACCAGGGCTGTTGGACCTGTGGCACGAGCTTCTGCACTACCTGAGAGTGATTGGAGACTGAGACATCCTACATATAAAGAGTTAGGTTTTAAACCTGTATGGGCTGAAGAAGGAGACAACTACGCCAGGACATTAGTTAGATTGAAGGAGATACTTACAAGTATAGAGTTGTTAAGGAGAGCTCTTGAATTCTACGAGGAAAGTACTGGGATGGTGAGAAAGAAGGTAGATATAAAGGGAGGATCTGGAGAGTGGAGAAACGAAGCTCACAGAGGAGAAGTTACCTACAAGATATCTATAACAGATGGAGGAATTATAAAGAGAATACTAATTAGGACACCTACAGTGATGAACCTTTCAGCGTACAAGTATATGTTAAAAACCTGTCCTACAGTTTCAGATGCCGTTGCAACTTACATCTCTATAGATCCCTGTATTTCTTGTACAGAGAGAAGTATATACTTAGTAGATAGGAGAACGGGAGACGTAAAACCGTACTCCAAATAG
- a CDS encoding DUF1959 domain-containing protein, which produces MELDMEMIDKVQCKGTLEQKYNIIKNRYIMEEVIVPIAKALGLSLDEVIELFVREYDGAALYETHAFAEQARMACLGRKVDIDLGLCWICDFYGLISKREGDLIRKKVVEDVLVNNIPYKEALKRGRELLVKLLKSNKEIE; this is translated from the coding sequence ATGGAGTTGGATATGGAGATGATAGATAAGGTACAGTGTAAAGGTACCTTGGAACAGAAGTACAACATAATAAAAAATAGATACATTATGGAGGAAGTTATTGTACCTATTGCTAAGGCATTGGGATTATCCTTAGATGAAGTTATAGAGTTGTTTGTGAGGGAGTACGACGGTGCTGCACTCTATGAAACCCATGCATTTGCAGAGCAGGCGAGGATGGCATGTTTGGGGAGGAAGGTGGATATAGATCTAGGATTATGTTGGATATGTGACTTTTATGGGTTGATATCAAAGAGAGAGGGAGATCTAATAAGAAAAAAAGTAGTCGAAGATGTATTGGTAAATAACATCCCGTATAAGGAAGCTTTGAAGAGGGGAAGAGAACTACTTGTAAAACTACTAAAAAGTAATAAGGAGATAGAATGA
- a CDS encoding 6-carboxytetrahydropterin synthase: MILELKGLYLGLRFSSAHIVFGHDSCGVIHGHTYYVDVKLGGEPSGEFGFILDFKMLKKVVKEICKSLDHKLLLPRDHPHLKYTIEGNYIHFIYCYGKCKKEYKIPLEDVLLLPLRGITAEELSVYITEVIKENLLKLNEGNNIEWIEVTLYEELGQGVTNRVYLNKMIEN; the protein is encoded by the coding sequence ATGATATTGGAGTTAAAGGGGTTGTATCTGGGATTGAGGTTCTCATCTGCCCATATAGTATTTGGACATGATTCCTGTGGAGTTATACATGGACATACTTACTATGTAGATGTTAAATTAGGTGGGGAACCTTCTGGAGAATTTGGTTTTATCTTAGATTTTAAAATGTTAAAAAAAGTGGTGAAGGAGATATGTAAGAGTTTAGACCACAAACTGTTGTTGCCCAGGGATCATCCACACCTGAAATACACTATCGAGGGAAATTATATACACTTTATATACTGCTATGGAAAGTGTAAAAAGGAATACAAGATCCCTTTAGAGGACGTTCTACTTCTACCACTGAGAGGGATTACTGCAGAGGAGTTATCGGTGTATATAACAGAGGTTATTAAAGAAAATCTTCTCAAGTTAAATGAGGGTAATAACATAGAGTGGATTGAAGTTACACTCTATGAGGAGTTGGGACAGGGGGTGACAAACAGAGTGTATCTAAATAAAATGATTGAAAATTAA
- a CDS encoding 4Fe-4S binding protein, protein MASSLWYLYVLTKKKFIKRFLQAKTEKKYILPPKRFRKIPPTVEYPERCISCGACESSCPSFAIKMIFFQDHNKKLPKIDVGACIGCGNCVESCPSKVLEIGNLKEETLSLPWNVPKYKNYIIDEELCVNCGSCRTVCPVHAIDYDKNTHKIDTNKCIGCERCVEACPVVDAIRIYDEKVLKEKFDLCFRIKFSRVLKEEERSEVISETPRIVKSLCINCENCVDVCLGSINLENYKVVSCVKCGSCIEVCPTGAMRIGEVSRVPKIRDKCYIIEEDKCIGCRICYRACNVNAIDICCDTRLPYINPEKCVRCGVCYKECPVEAISLTDMENSLKLYRVRKARDNFEAMVIKDLDEISKKYAQLKGDLLEFSQKEVEKTLSKIVNEKIIKQDDSDATRDDTC, encoded by the coding sequence ATGGCGTCCTCACTGTGGTATCTCTATGTACTTACAAAGAAGAAGTTTATTAAAAGGTTTCTCCAGGCAAAGACGGAGAAGAAATACATCTTACCTCCAAAGAGGTTTAGGAAGATTCCTCCCACTGTAGAGTATCCTGAAAGATGTATTAGTTGTGGAGCCTGTGAAAGTTCCTGTCCATCCTTTGCCATAAAGATGATATTCTTCCAGGATCACAATAAGAAACTGCCTAAGATAGATGTTGGTGCCTGTATAGGTTGTGGAAACTGTGTAGAATCCTGTCCATCTAAGGTGCTGGAGATTGGAAACTTGAAGGAAGAAACCTTAAGTCTTCCCTGGAATGTTCCTAAGTACAAGAATTACATAATAGACGAGGAGTTATGTGTGAACTGTGGTTCTTGTAGAACGGTATGTCCAGTGCATGCTATAGATTACGATAAAAACACCCATAAAATAGATACTAACAAATGTATCGGATGTGAGAGGTGTGTAGAGGCATGTCCTGTAGTAGATGCTATTAGGATCTACGACGAGAAAGTGTTGAAGGAGAAGTTCGATCTATGTTTTAGGATAAAATTTAGCAGGGTATTGAAGGAGGAAGAAAGGAGTGAGGTAATCTCTGAGACCCCAAGGATTGTAAAAAGTTTATGTATAAACTGTGAAAACTGTGTAGATGTGTGTCTAGGGAGTATAAACTTGGAGAATTACAAGGTTGTCAGTTGCGTCAAGTGTGGTAGTTGTATAGAGGTTTGTCCTACAGGTGCAATGAGAATAGGAGAAGTTTCAAGAGTGCCCAAGATAAGGGATAAATGCTACATTATAGAGGAAGATAAATGTATAGGTTGTAGGATATGCTACAGGGCATGTAATGTAAATGCAATAGATATCTGTTGTGACACAAGGTTACCTTATATAAACCCAGAGAAGTGTGTAAGATGTGGAGTATGCTACAAGGAGTGTCCAGTTGAAGCTATATCCCTGACTGACATGGAGAACTCCCTGAAACTCTACAGGGTTAGGAAGGCACGGGATAATTTTGAGGCCATGGTTATCAAAGACTTAGATGAAATCTCCAAAAAGTATGCTCAGTTGAAAGGTGATCTGTTGGAGTTCTCCCAGAAGGAGGTTGAAAAAACCCTTAGTAAGATAGTTAATGAAAAAATAATAAAACAGGATGATTCCGATGCTACTAGAGATGATACCTGTTAA
- a CDS encoding fumarate hydratase, whose amino-acid sequence MKSEGIEDIPDVVVKLFRETATTVPEDVEKALISAMEREENEISKSILKAILKNIEVAKNNSIPLCQDTGVPLVFLKVGKNISSSEIIHILNGIKEGVIRATEEIPLRPNVVNPFTRENLKTNIGLGFPLVDIEVDDKLDREIEIKVLPKGAGSENMSALKMLTPAEGIEGIKKFVLETVVNAGGKPCPPIILGVGVGGTGDIALKLAKKALLRRIGGRHSNKNIAKLERELLEDINKLGIGTMGLGGSITALDVFIEYMGCHTASLPVGVCIQCWAHRWAKKILKI is encoded by the coding sequence GTGAAAAGCGAAGGTATAGAAGATATACCAGATGTGGTGGTGAAACTCTTCAGAGAAACGGCCACTACTGTGCCTGAAGATGTGGAGAAAGCCCTCATATCTGCCATGGAGAGAGAGGAGAATGAGATCTCAAAGAGTATCTTAAAAGCTATTCTGAAGAATATAGAGGTTGCTAAGAATAATTCTATTCCCCTCTGTCAGGATACGGGGGTTCCTCTTGTATTTCTAAAGGTGGGAAAGAACATATCTTCTTCTGAGATCATCCATATTTTAAATGGAATAAAGGAAGGTGTAATTAGAGCAACTGAGGAGATCCCTTTACGACCTAACGTGGTAAATCCCTTTACAAGGGAGAACCTTAAAACAAACATTGGACTGGGATTTCCCTTGGTGGATATAGAAGTAGATGATAAGTTAGATAGAGAAATAGAGATAAAGGTGCTTCCCAAGGGGGCCGGTAGTGAAAATATGAGTGCCCTTAAGATGTTAACTCCTGCAGAAGGTATAGAAGGTATAAAAAAATTTGTATTGGAAACGGTAGTTAATGCTGGGGGAAAACCCTGCCCACCTATAATATTAGGTGTAGGTGTAGGAGGTACTGGAGATATAGCCCTAAAACTTGCAAAGAAAGCGCTTTTAAGGAGAATAGGAGGGAGACACTCCAATAAAAATATTGCAAAGTTGGAGAGGGAACTCTTGGAAGATATCAATAAGTTAGGTATTGGAACCATGGGACTTGGAGGGAGTATTACGGCGTTAGATGTATTTATAGAGTATATGGGATGTCACACTGCATCTCTACCAGTTGGAGTCTGTATTCAGTGTTGGGCACACAGGTGGGCTAAGAAGATCTTGAAGATCTAA
- a CDS encoding cation:proton antiporter: MELYITFFIIITSIFLAPIILKRFNIPGITAVMLAGILIGPYGLGIVNDIDESLRTFSTFGAIFLMFLAGMEVDNETLIRGFKNSLFISFFSAIICGIGGYYIGSLLGLNHLGALLYSIMFASNSVGVVYALLNELDMTKSKFGTVLLGAVVLSEVLGMMLLAIVSKISLNQGLETSVLFILQELLYILGLLLLIPFITKKIFKKFENLHCRKIHFVLLIILISILIGEYVGMHPMICAFITGVAVSEALTKEEHDNILNSNLNAIGYSFFIPIFFLTLGMNTDIRILLNLDNLGILVSTLGGFMVLKTISGYLSFKIIGYDRLRSLYGGLLTIPQISAPLVVASVGMDLGVIPHSFYVTIIIMMLLTSIIAPIVIKYMVDRYPLPSIGNIKK; the protein is encoded by the coding sequence GTGGAGTTATATATAACGTTCTTTATTATAATAACCTCTATATTTTTAGCACCTATTATTTTAAAGAGATTTAATATACCTGGAATTACTGCTGTAATGTTAGCAGGTATACTCATAGGTCCCTACGGTCTTGGAATCGTGAATGATATTGACGAATCTCTTAGAACATTCTCTACTTTTGGAGCCATATTTCTAATGTTCTTGGCTGGAATGGAAGTAGACAATGAAACTTTAATTAGAGGATTTAAAAATTCTCTATTTATCTCTTTCTTTTCTGCTATAATATGTGGTATTGGAGGGTACTATATAGGAAGTCTCTTAGGTCTTAACCACTTAGGAGCCCTACTGTACAGTATTATGTTTGCCTCGAACTCTGTAGGAGTAGTCTATGCTCTACTGAACGAGTTGGATATGACGAAGTCGAAATTTGGAACTGTACTCCTGGGAGCTGTTGTGCTATCTGAAGTACTGGGAATGATGCTATTGGCAATAGTATCCAAGATCAGTTTAAATCAGGGGCTGGAGACATCTGTATTATTTATTCTACAGGAGTTACTCTACATCTTAGGATTATTACTTCTAATTCCCTTTATAACAAAGAAGATATTTAAGAAATTTGAAAACCTTCATTGTAGAAAGATACATTTTGTACTCCTGATAATACTTATCTCCATACTCATTGGGGAGTATGTGGGAATGCATCCTATGATATGTGCATTTATCACAGGTGTAGCTGTATCTGAGGCTCTAACTAAGGAAGAGCATGACAATATCCTCAACAGTAATCTAAACGCCATAGGCTACAGTTTCTTTATACCTATCTTTTTCCTTACCTTAGGTATGAACACAGACATAAGAATATTGCTAAACTTGGATAACTTAGGAATACTCGTTAGTACATTGGGGGGTTTTATGGTTTTAAAAACCATATCTGGATACCTTTCCTTTAAGATAATAGGTTACGATAGATTGAGAAGTCTTTATGGAGGTCTGTTGACAATTCCTCAGATTTCAGCTCCACTTGTTGTAGCTTCTGTTGGAATGGATTTAGGTGTGATACCACATAGTTTCTATGTAACTATAATTATAATGATGCTTTTAACCTCCATCATAGCCCCGATAGTTATTAAGTATATGGTGGATAGATATCCTCTACCAAGTATAGGTAATATCAAAAAATAA